In a genomic window of Phyllostomus discolor isolate MPI-MPIP mPhyDis1 chromosome 5, mPhyDis1.pri.v3, whole genome shotgun sequence:
- the DDX21 gene encoding nucleolar RNA helicase 2 — protein MMPGKLLSDTDLESDAAMGKMETPRKQNEKKGRKEKPKSNKTEKAAEEMEEAVSPKVKKVKKKAGLSEVDMNSPKSKKEKIKEEPSQDDVISPKIKSVKKPKEPMEKKDISSKTKKVKKNEEPSEEELGTPKPKRMKKEKEMNGEIGEKSSKLKNGFSFSGPDSNSNGAVSEESNSELEQEITVEQKEGAFSNFPISEETIKLLKARGVTFLFPIQAKTFHHVYSGKDLIAQARTGTGKTFSFAIPLIEKLLGELQDRKRGRAPQVLVLAPTRELANQVSKDFIDITKKLAVACFYGGTPYGGQIERMRNGIDILVGTPGRIKDHLQNGKLDLTKLKHVVLDEVDQMLDMGFADQVEEILSVAYKKDSEDNPQTLLFSATCPHWVFNVAKKYMKSTYEQVDLIGKKTQKAAITVEHLAVKCHWTQRAAVIGDVIRVYSGFHGRTIVFCETKKEAQELSQNVSIRQDAQSLHGDIPQKQREITLKGFRNGDFGVLVATNVAARGLDIPEVDLVVQSSPPKDVESYIHRSGRTGRAGRTGVCICFYQHKEEYQLAQVEQKAGIKFKRIGVPSATEIIKASSKDAIRLLDSVPPTAISHFKQSAEKLIEEKGAVEALAAALAHISGATSVDQRSMINSEAGFVTMILKCSIEMPNISYAWKELKEQLGEEIDSKVKGMVFLKGKQGVCFDVRTAAVTEIQEKWHDSRRWQLSVATEQPDLEGPREGYRNFRGQREGNRGGHRGQREGNRNFRGQREGSRNFRGQRSGGGGRNNRFQNKGQKRSFSKAFGQ, from the exons ATGATGCCGGGGAAACTCCTTAGTGACACGGATTTGGAATCAGACGCAGCcatgggaaaaatggagacaccgcgaaaacaaaatgagaag aaaggtagAAAAGAGAAGCCAAAATCTAATAAGACTGAAAAGGCagcagaagaaatggaagaagctgtttccccaaaagttaaaaaagttaaaaagaaagcagGACTCTCTGAGGTTGACATGAATTCTCCTaaatccaaaaaggaaaaaattaaagaggagccATCTCAAGATGATGTAATTTCTCCTAAAATCAAAAGTGTAAAAAAACCCAAAGAGCCCatggaaaagaaagatatttcttctaaaaccaaaaaagttaaaaaaaacgaGGAGCCCTCTGAAGAAGAATTAGGTACTCCTAAGCCCaaaaggatgaagaaagaaaaagaaatgaatggagAAATTGGGGAGAAAAGCTCCAAACTAAAGAATGGATTCTCTTTTTCTGGACCTGACTCTAACTCCAATGGAGCTGTCAGTGAAGAAAGTAACAGTGAGCTGGAGCAG GAAATAACTGTGGAACAAAAAGAAGGTGCTTTCTCTAATTTCCCCATATCTGAAGAGACCATTAAACTTCTCAAAG CTCGTGGGGTGACCTTCCTGTTTCCTATACAAGCAAAGACGTTTCACCATGTGTATAGCGGAAAAGATTTAATTGCACAGGCACGGACAGGAACTGGGAAGACATTCTCCTTTGCCATCCCTTTGATTGAGAAGCTTCTGGGAGAATTGCAAGACCGGAAGAGAGGCCGTGCTCCTCAG gtaCTGGTTCTTGCACCCACAAGGGAATTGGCAAACCAAGTAAGCAAAGACTTCATTGACATCACAAAAAAGTTGGCAGTGGCTTGTTTTTATGGTGGAACTCCCTATGGAGGTCAAA TTGAACGTATGCGGAATGGGATTGACATCCTGGTTGGGACACCAGGTCGTATCAAAGACCACTTGCAGAATGGCAAGCTAGATCTCACCAAACTCAAGCATGTCGTCTTGGATGAAGTTGACCAGATGTTGGATATGGGGTTTGCTGATCAAGTGGAAGAGATTTTAAGTGTGGCATACAAGAAAG attCAGAAGACAATCCCCAAACACTGCTCTTTTCTGCAACTTGCCCTCATTGGGTATTTAATGTTGCtaagaaatacatgaaatctaCATATGAGCAGGTGGACCTGATTGGTAAAAAGACTCAGAAAGCTGCAATAACTGTGGAG CATCTGGCTGTCAAGTGCCACTGGACTCAGAGAGCAGCAGTTATTGGGGACGTGATCCGAGTGTACAGTGGTTTTCACGGGCGTACCATCGTCTTCTGTGAGACCAAGAAAGAAGCCCAGGAGTTGTCTCAGAATGTCTCCATAAGGCAG GATGCCCAGTCACTACATGGAGACATTCCACAGAAGCAAAGGGAAATCACCCTGAAAGGTTTTAGAAATGGTGACTTTGGAGTTTTGGTTGCAACCAATGTTGCTGCACGAGGGTTAGACATCCCTGAGGTTGACCTGGTTGTACAAAGTTCTCCACCAAAG GATGTGGAATCCTACATTCATCGTTCTGGGCGGACAGGCAGAGCTGGAAGGACTGGAGTTTGCATCTGCTTCTATCAGCACAAGGAGGAGTATCAGTTAGCACAAGTGGAGCAAAAAGCG GGAATTAAATTTAAACGAATAGGCGTTCCTTCTGCAACAGAGATAATAAAGGCTTCCAGCAAAGATGCCATCAG GCTCTTGGATTCTGTTCCTCCCACTGCTATTAGTCACTTCAAGCAGTCAGCTGAGAAACtgatagaggagaagggagccGTGGAAGCCCTGGCGGCGGCACTGGCTCACATCTCAGGTGCCACATCCGTAGACCAGCGCTCCATGATCAACTCAGAAGCG GGCTTTGTGACCATGATCTTGAAGTGCTCAATTGAAATGCCAAACATTAGTTATGCTTGGAAAGAATTGAAAGAGCAACTGGGTGAGGAGATTGATTCCAAAGTGAAGGGGATGGTCTTTCTCAAAGGAAAGCAG GGCGTTTGCTTTGATGTCCGTACTGCCGCAGTAACAGAAATACAG GAAAAATGGCATGATTCACGGCGCTGGCAACTCTCTGTGGCCACAGAGCAACCGGATCTGGAAGGACCACGGGAAGGGTACCGAAACTTCAGGGGACAGCGGGAAGGCAATCGAGGAGGTCACAGGGGGCAGCGGGAAGGAAACCGAAACTTCAGGGGACAGCGGGAAGGCAGTAGAAACTTCCGAGGACAGCGATCAGGAGGTGGTGGCAGGAATAACAGATTCCAAAACAAAGGCCAGAAACGGAGTTTTAGTAAAGCGTTTGGTCAGTAA